One Streptomyces sp. ML-6 genomic region harbors:
- a CDS encoding response regulator transcription factor → MIRVLIADDEPMIRAGVRAVLSTDPGIEVVAEAADGREAVELVHAHRPAVAVLDIRMPRTNGIEAAAEIRRTAPGTGVVMLTTFGEDDYILRALGGGAAGFLIKSGEPEELIAGVRAVADGAAYLSPKVAARVVAHLSATGAGALAGRRTAARKRVAALTARERDVLAFLGSGLSNGQIARRLHVVEGTVKAHVSSILARLGVDNRAAAAVVAHEAGIVAPAQPPVER, encoded by the coding sequence GTGATCCGGGTACTGATCGCCGACGACGAGCCGATGATCCGCGCCGGGGTGCGCGCCGTGCTGTCCACCGACCCCGGCATCGAGGTCGTCGCCGAGGCCGCCGACGGGCGGGAGGCCGTGGAACTGGTGCACGCCCACCGCCCGGCCGTGGCCGTGCTCGACATCCGGATGCCCCGGACGAACGGCATCGAGGCCGCGGCCGAGATCCGGCGCACCGCTCCCGGGACGGGGGTCGTGATGCTCACGACGTTCGGCGAGGACGACTACATCCTCCGGGCGCTGGGGGGCGGCGCCGCCGGCTTCCTGATCAAGTCGGGCGAGCCCGAGGAACTGATCGCGGGGGTGCGCGCGGTGGCCGACGGCGCCGCCTATCTGTCACCGAAGGTCGCGGCGCGGGTCGTCGCCCATCTCTCGGCCACCGGTGCGGGCGCCCTGGCCGGCCGCCGCACCGCCGCCCGGAAACGGGTCGCCGCGCTCACCGCCCGGGAACGCGACGTACTGGCCTTCCTCGGCAGCGGGCTGTCCAACGGGCAGATCGCCCGGCGGCTCCACGTGGTGGAGGGGACGGTCAAGGCGCATGTGAGTTCCATCCTGGCCCGGCTGGGCGTGGACAACCGGGCCGCCGCTGCGGTCGTCGCCCACGAGGCCGGAATCGTCGCGCCCGCGCAGCCGCCGGTCGAGCGCTGA
- a CDS encoding histidine kinase codes for MDRATIIDAAGRAATRGGLLTVAAAACVGLSAVSPWWALPAAATAFLAGREPGRTGPALLALVALLAGGVVAVALVPSWLLMAGRFVAVVAVAAVLPWFVGRFWRQYQELVRAGWERAARLEREQRLVAEQARSRERARIARDMHDVLGHDLSLIALSAGALKLAPGLDDAHRAAVGEIRARAAASVERLGEVIGLLREEADEEPPGPPGTGIPRLVEEAAAAGLAVDLRVEGDADAAPPAAARAAHRVVQEALTNAAKHAPGARVEVRVAHTAGGTTVRVENGPPPAPVRPGDAPGTGLGLIGLDERVRLAGGTFEHGPYGGGFAVTARMPHTPPAHRPPAASPALSSAAPPPLPPEHRHARSRVRRALVLAVVLPLVMWALLSAALMAWDIHSARQSVLDPGDYARLRVGQDREAVRRLLPDRETRQRPVAGEPRGKGITCAYYAMTADRFDDRSGDSYRLCFRDGRLMSKEALAP; via the coding sequence GTGGACAGAGCGACGATCATCGACGCGGCCGGGCGGGCCGCCACCCGGGGCGGTCTGCTGACCGTCGCGGCGGCGGCGTGTGTCGGGCTGAGCGCCGTCAGCCCGTGGTGGGCGCTGCCCGCCGCCGCGACCGCCTTCCTCGCCGGGCGGGAACCGGGCAGGACCGGGCCCGCGCTCCTCGCGCTGGTCGCGCTGCTCGCGGGCGGGGTGGTGGCGGTGGCCCTGGTGCCCTCCTGGCTGCTGATGGCGGGGCGGTTCGTCGCCGTGGTGGCGGTGGCCGCGGTGCTGCCGTGGTTCGTGGGGCGCTTCTGGCGCCAGTACCAGGAACTCGTCCGGGCGGGCTGGGAGCGGGCCGCCCGGCTGGAGCGCGAGCAGCGACTGGTCGCCGAGCAGGCGCGGTCCCGGGAACGGGCCCGGATCGCCCGGGACATGCACGATGTCCTCGGGCACGACCTCAGCCTCATCGCGCTGTCGGCCGGTGCCCTCAAACTGGCCCCCGGGCTCGACGACGCCCACCGGGCGGCGGTCGGGGAGATCCGGGCCCGCGCCGCCGCGTCGGTGGAGCGGCTCGGCGAGGTGATCGGACTGCTGCGCGAGGAGGCCGACGAGGAACCGCCGGGCCCGCCCGGCACCGGCATCCCCCGGCTGGTCGAGGAGGCCGCGGCGGCCGGTCTCGCGGTGGACCTGCGAGTGGAGGGGGACGCGGACGCCGCGCCCCCGGCCGCCGCGCGGGCCGCCCACCGGGTCGTCCAGGAGGCCCTGACCAACGCGGCCAAGCACGCGCCGGGGGCCCGGGTGGAGGTGCGGGTGGCGCACACCGCCGGGGGGACGACGGTCCGGGTGGAGAACGGGCCCCCGCCCGCCCCGGTCCGCCCCGGGGACGCCCCCGGCACCGGGCTGGGACTGATCGGGCTCGACGAGCGGGTGCGGCTGGCGGGCGGCACGTTCGAGCACGGCCCGTACGGCGGTGGCTTCGCGGTCACCGCACGGATGCCGCACACCCCGCCCGCCCACCGGCCGCCCGCCGCCTCCCCGGCCCTGTCATCGGCCGCTCCCCCGCCCCTGCCGCCGGAGCACCGGCACGCCCGCAGCCGGGTCCGCCGGGCGCTGGTCCTGGCGGTCGTGCTGCCCCTGGTGATGTGGGCGCTGCTGAGCGCCGCGCTGATGGCCTGGGACATCCACTCCGCCCGGCAGTCCGTGCTGGACCCGGGGGACTACGCCCGGCTGCGGGTGGGACAGGATCGGGAGGCGGTCCGGCGGCTGCTGCCCGACCGCGAGACCAGGCAGCGGCCGGTGGCCGGGGAACCGAGGGGAAAGGGCATCACATGCGCGTACTACGCGATGACGGCGGACCGTTTCGACGACCGGTCGGGGGACTCCTACCGGCTCTGCTTCCGGGACGGCCGGCTGATGTCCAAGGAGGCCCTGGCCCCATGA